From the genome of Leptospira koniambonensis:
AATTTACTGACGCAGAACAAGAGATCATTACTAAAGAAGAATCTAATTTAGAGATCCGATTAAACCCGGTCGAAAGGGCTAAGAAAGTTCTTATCGATGTTAAAAGATGGTCCAACGGTCGTACTAAGTATATGGAGCCTAAGGAAGTGGTTTGGGCAGTTTGTCTTTTGATCCTTCCTTTATATGGACTCAAACTGCTCACATATCTTGCTTCCGTGTATTGTCTTGCTACCGCTGGTTATTGGGCTGTGAGGGATATACGACAGGAATTATTCGAGAAGAATCAAATGCTCCCTCTTACTTTTTTCTTTAAAGAAAAAACAGGGCTTTTGATGAGCAGGATCATCAACGACGTAGAAGTAGTAGCAGCTGTGATCTCTTCTAACTTCAGAGATGCTACGATCAACTTTTTCTATGTGATCACTCACCTTTTAGTATTACTTTATCTGAATACTGAACTTCTTCTTATCGCTTGTGGAACTGTACCTTTGATCATTCTGCCAGTGACATTATTCACTAAAAAGATCACAAGATCCACAGAAAGATTCCAAGAGAAACTTGCTGATCTGAACGCGAATCTTCAAGAGATGATCTCTGGTATTAAAGTGATCCGTGTTTTTAATACTGAAAAATATGAAAAAGAAAAATTCCAGAAGATCAATCAGAACGTTTATCGTAGAAATTTTAAAGGGCAATATTATCTTCAGATCGCGCCGAGCTTGGTAGAATTAACTTCTTCTTTAGTTGCTCTTGGATTTTTTGCTTTAGGCGCAAGGTATATTCTCGCAGGAAATGTAGGCTCTCCATTCACAGTGGGACAATTCATGGTGTTCCTGCTCACACTTCTTTTCCTTCTCCGCCCATTAACACAATTATCACAGATGGTGGGAAAAATTTCCCAAGCTATCATAGCAGGAAGAAGGATCTTCGAGATCATAGATCTGGAAACAGAAGATCATAGCGAAGATGAAAAAGTAAAAGTAGAAAGAGTCACTAACTCTATTCAATTCAAAGGGATCAACTTTGCTTATCCAGGAACAAATGCAGAAGTCCTGAAAGATATCAACTTGAATGTGAAAGTAGGAGAAACAATCGCGATCGTTGGAGCCAGCGGCTGCGGGAAGTCCACTTTAATGGACTTAATTCCTAGATTCTTTGACCCAAGTGTTGGATCAATAGAGTTCGATGGAGAGAATATTAAAGACCTTTCTCTTGCAGATCTACGTAATAAAATTGGGATCGTAACCCAAGATATTTTTCTATTTCACGGAAAAGTCGCTGATAATATCGCTTATGGAAAACCAGGAGCGAGTAGAAAAGATGTGATTAGAGCTGCAAGACTTGCCCATGCTCATGACTTCATCAAACAAATGGACAATGGATACGATAGTATCCTAGGGGTGAGAGGTTTAAATCTTTCAGGCGGGCAACGACAAAGGCTTGTGATCGCAAGGGCTCTATTAAGAGATCCAGAGATTATGATCTTGGATGAAGCAACATCTGCTTTAGATGCCGAGTCAGAAAGATTAGTAAGCGATGCATTCCGCAGATTATTCGCAAACCGTACTACATTTGTGATCGCACATAGACTTTCCACGATCAAAGACATTCC
Proteins encoded in this window:
- a CDS encoding ABC transporter ATP-binding protein; this translates as MKIFFRLMSYSVRYKYRFSLGIAFALLTAVLNAVSLTSIIPLFDTMAADPNTRFQFEFTDAEQEIITKEESNLEIRLNPVERAKKVLIDVKRWSNGRTKYMEPKEVVWAVCLLILPLYGLKLLTYLASVYCLATAGYWAVRDIRQELFEKNQMLPLTFFFKEKTGLLMSRIINDVEVVAAVISSNFRDATINFFYVITHLLVLLYLNTELLLIACGTVPLIILPVTLFTKKITRSTERFQEKLADLNANLQEMISGIKVIRVFNTEKYEKEKFQKINQNVYRRNFKGQYYLQIAPSLVELTSSLVALGFFALGARYILAGNVGSPFTVGQFMVFLLTLLFLLRPLTQLSQMVGKISQAIIAGRRIFEIIDLETEDHSEDEKVKVERVTNSIQFKGINFAYPGTNAEVLKDINLNVKVGETIAIVGASGCGKSTLMDLIPRFFDPSVGSIEFDGENIKDLSLADLRNKIGIVTQDIFLFHGKVADNIAYGKPGASRKDVIRAARLAHAHDFIKQMDNGYDSILGVRGLNLSGGQRQRLVIARALLRDPEIMILDEATSALDAESERLVSDAFRRLFANRTTFVIAHRLSTIKDIPRILVMDNGRIVEEGNHTSLMEQNGLYRKLTDNQYAGAGMLP